A window from Rhea pennata isolate bPtePen1 chromosome 1, bPtePen1.pri, whole genome shotgun sequence encodes these proteins:
- the RRP8 gene encoding ribosomal RNA-processing protein 8 produces MFAEEEWNDGAGDAALGRAVPRPRGPAAPRRPAPPGAARRRRRRLLTTLQRLQAAAEPQRAARRRASKCRAGAAGPPSDPDEPWVRPEQQPEPEPEQAGQRPSEDMPAELPGDKPMLSPEHVKPETGLSAEGPAQRLSRKQWRNKQKNKRRQKNKFKVGPGPGREKCLDVETSIEPGTLELSSVKTLPSERSKALRARMEERLLSARFRYINQQLYTSSSQEAAQLFQNDPEAFQIYHRGFAQQVGRWPENPVHRIVHYLRQRPVSLIVADFGCGDCKIANSIRNKVHSFDLVALSPLVTVCDMAKVPLAAESVDIAVFCLALMGTNLQEILEEANRVLKQGGTLMMAEVASRFEDLRAFVNAMTHLGFKSVSKDVSSPFFFLLEFSKTGPPRRRPVPGLRLQACLYKRR; encoded by the exons ATGTTCGCGGAGGAGGAGTGGAATGACGGGGCGGGCGACGCCGCCCTGGGCCGGGCTGTCCCGCGGCctcgcggccccgcggccccgcgccgtcCG GCTCCtccgggagcggcgcggcggcggcggcggcggctcttGACCACCCTGCAGCGCCTGCaggcggcggccgagccccaACGGGCTGCGCGGAGACGGGCCTCGAAgtgccgggccggggctgcggggccccCGAGCGACCCCGACGAGCCCTGGGTGCGGCCGGAGCAgcagccggagccggagccggagcagGCTGGGCAGCGCCCCAGCGAAG acatgCCTGCTGAGTTACCTGGGGACAAACCCATGCTGAGCCCAGAGCATGTGAAGCCAGAGACAGGGCTGTCAGCTGAGGGGCCAGCACAGAGACTGAGCAGGAAGCAGTGGAGgaacaaacaaaagaataaaaggcGTCAGAAAAATAAGTTCAAAGTGGGGCCTGGACCTGGTCGGGAGAAGTGTCTGGATGTGGAGACAAGCATAGAGCCAGGCACTTTGGAGTTGTCCTCTGTGAAAACACTGCCTTCGGAGCGGTCCAAGGCCCTGCGTGCACGGATGGAGGAACGACTCCTCTCTGCTCGATTCCGCTACATCAACCAGCAGCTCTACACTTCCAGCAGCCAGGAagcagcacagctcttccagAATGACCCTGAAGCTTTCCAAATCTACCATCGTGGCTTTGCTCAACAAGTGGGGCGATGGCCTGAGAATCCTGTGCATCGCATAGTTCACTATCTGCGACAGCG GCCAGTCTCATTGATAGTGGCGGATTTTGGGTGTGGTGACTGCAAGATTGCGAACAGCATCAGAAACAAGGTTCACTCTTTTGACCTGGTAGCTCTCAGCCCACTTGTCACCGTGTGTGACATGGCCAAG GTGCCCTTGGCAGCTGAATCAGTGGATATTGCAGTATTCTGCCTAGCGCTGATGGGTACCAACCTGCAGGAGATCCTAGAAGAGGCGAATCGTGTGCTGAAACAGGG GGGCACCCTGATGATGGCTGAGGTTGCCAGCCGCTTTGAAGACCTCCGAGCGTTTGTGAATGCTATGACTCATCTGGGCTTCAAGTCTGTCTCCAAG GACGTGTCGAGCCCGTTCTTTTTCCTGCTGGAGTTCTCCAAGACGGGCCCGCCTCGGCGCCGCCCTGTTCCCGGCCTCCGCCTCCAGGCCTGCCTTTACAAGCGGCGCTGA